The Nocardia sp. NBC_01503 sequence CAGCCAGCACGATCAGGAACAGCTGGTCACCGTTGCGGCGGTCGCGGCCGCCGCCGAACATGGTGGAATAGAGGGTGAAACGCGCGATCAGCCCGGCGAGCACCCCGAGGAACGACGCGGTGGTCATCACCACGACGTCGCGATGCGCGATATGTGAAAGCTCGTGGGAGAGCACGCCATCGAGTTCCTCGGTGTCGAGTCGCCGCAACAGGCCGGTGGTGACGGCCAGGACCGCGCGGCCGGGGCTGCGACCGGTGGCGAAGGCATTGGGCATGTCCAGATCGGCGATCGCCACCCGGGGTTTGGGCATGTCGGCGGCCGCGCACAGCCGGTCGACGATGCCGTGCAGCTGCGGCGCTTCCTCGGGGGTGACGATGCGGGCGCGCATGGCGTACAGGGCGATTCGGTCGGAGAACCAGAACTGCGCGAAAAGCAGCGCACCCACGATTGCCACAATCGCGAACACCGACTTCAGCAACACCACCAGTGCCGCGATGAATATGACGTACACCAGTCCGAGCAGGAACATGGTCAGCGCCATGCGGGCCGTGAGCTGGTGATCCGGCCGGAATCGAGTACGCATGGCGCTACCCCGGGATCAATCCGTCGTCGCCTAGCATTGCCTGTACTTCCACGAGATCTGTATCGGCCGAGGGCAATACGAGATCGGAGGCGACGAGATCCTCGTCGGCGAGCGGGCGGCCGTTGTCGCGGACGGCCTCGCGCAGCTGGCCGAGGATTTCCGCGAAACCCTCGTCGTCACTGTCATCGGCCGCTTCCAGCAGCAGTCCGTCGAGCCGGTTGAGCTTGTCGATATCGGCCTCGTCCACGGCATATTGGCCTTCGCCGAGAATTCGGATGATCATGACTGCGGCCCCTTCCGCGCGGGTGCCTCGATCGCAGGGGCGAGCTTGCTTTTCAGTTGCGCCAGTTCAGCGTCCACGCTGCTGTCTCGACCGGCGTCGAGCGCGGCCTGGATGTCGTCGCGCTGGCCGATGGGCGCGGTCGCGTCCTCGAGCGCACCGGAGGCGATCAGCTCGTCGAGAGCCTGGGAACGCGAACTCATCTGGGCGGTCTTATCTTCCGCGCGCTGGATCGCCAGCCCGACATCGCCCATCTCCTCGGAGATTCCCGTCACGGCCTCACTGATCTTGCTCTGCGCCTCCGCGGCGGTGTAGGTGGCCTTGATGGTCTCCTTGCGAGTGCGAAACGCCTCCACCTTCGCCTGCAGGCGCTGCGAGGCGGTAGTGAGTTTGGCTTCCTGGGCGGCGAGTTCGTCGTGCTGCGGCCGCAATTGGTCGAGCTGGGCGAGCGCGGCGGCACGCCGGGTCAACGCCTCGCGGGCCAGATCGTCGCGCCCCTGTCCCACCGCATCGGTGGCCTGGCCCTGCAGTCGTTCGGCGGACTGCCGAAGTTGATTCTCCTGCAACTCGATTCGCTTACGACTGGTGGCCACATCGGCTAGTCCGCGTCGCACCTGGGCGAGCATTTCGAGCTGACGCCGATACGAATAGTCGAGGACCTCGCGTGGATTCTCAGTGCGGTCGAGCAGCTTGTTTGCCTTCACATGAAATAGCAGGGCGATACGTCGTGTGATACTCACGTCCGCTCACATCCTCGGTCGGGGGAGCTTTCCCCTCAGCCTGCGCTGCGCGACTCTCGAGGGGTAGGGACCTAAGTGCCCGAACCCCAGGGCACTCGGTCGATCGCCGCGAGCAGTGTGACGACATGTCCGGCGTCCCAGGCTATTCGGCTCTCGGGCTGCGGGCGATTGCCGATGTCCCGAGTGGCTATCCGGTTCGGATGACCGCGGTTCCGTGCACGGCCTTCACATCGATGGCGTCCAGGCCCCGCGGCTCGGTGCGGATATGTAAGGCATCGGATCCGGCGCCCGCTGCGCTGCTGCCGCCTTGCACGGCGATATGTCCCAGGGTGCCGCCTCGTTCATTTCAAATTCCA is a genomic window containing:
- the htpX gene encoding zinc metalloprotease HtpX: MRTRFRPDHQLTARMALTMFLLGLVYVIFIAALVVLLKSVFAIVAIVGALLFAQFWFSDRIALYAMRARIVTPEEAPQLHGIVDRLCAAADMPKPRVAIADLDMPNAFATGRSPGRAVLAVTTGLLRRLDTEELDGVLSHELSHIAHRDVVVMTTASFLGVLAGLIARFTLYSTMFGGGRDRRNGDQLFLIVLAVMAVSAVVYAVSFLLIRALSRYRELAADRAGAILTGRPSELASALTKISGDIARIPSRDLRAEQPFNAFFFAPAFGAGASLSTLLSTHPSLEQRLDQLAELATELGQQS
- the pspAA gene encoding PspA-associated protein PspAA — translated: MIIRILGEGQYAVDEADIDKLNRLDGLLLEAADDSDDEGFAEILGQLREAVRDNGRPLADEDLVASDLVLPSADTDLVEVQAMLGDDGLIPG
- a CDS encoding PspA/IM30 family protein translates to MSITRRIALLFHVKANKLLDRTENPREVLDYSYRRQLEMLAQVRRGLADVATSRKRIELQENQLRQSAERLQGQATDAVGQGRDDLAREALTRRAAALAQLDQLRPQHDELAAQEAKLTTASQRLQAKVEAFRTRKETIKATYTAAEAQSKISEAVTGISEEMGDVGLAIQRAEDKTAQMSSRSQALDELIASGALEDATAPIGQRDDIQAALDAGRDSSVDAELAQLKSKLAPAIEAPARKGPQS